From Herpetosiphon gulosus, one genomic window encodes:
- a CDS encoding ATP-binding protein → MIHEPHKQIEGWTEEDLLRLPSEENDHYEYKSSQIPMDRLKEKISIAASAFWNSGGGFFIVGIDDTGHIDGGIAKTVGRQKLPDWIDQILLGLNCKFPQKLPLQYI, encoded by the coding sequence ATGATACACGAACCCCATAAACAGATTGAAGGGTGGACAGAAGAGGATTTATTACGCTTGCCTTCTGAAGAGAACGACCACTATGAGTATAAATCAAGCCAAATACCCATGGATAGGTTGAAAGAAAAAATCAGCATCGCAGCCTCAGCCTTTTGGAATTCAGGCGGTGGGTTCTTCATCGTGGGTATTGATGATACTGGTCACATCGATGGTGGTATTGCAAAAACTGTTGGCCGCCAAAAACTTCCAGACTGGATTGATCAAATCCTTCTTGGGCTTAACTGTAAATTCCCTCAAAAACTCCCACTTCAGTACATTTGA